The proteins below come from a single Actinomycetota bacterium genomic window:
- the folP gene encoding dihydropteroate synthase — MSVAPLAPHDLRVGDRVLPTSTRCLVMGVVNVTPDSFSDGGRYLDPAAAVAHGLALAAEGADLLDVGGESTRPGAADVPEAVELDRVLPVIEELAARAGVPVSVDTRKAAVAAAAVAAGAGIINDVSAGRHDPELLAVAAEAKVPLVLMHMLGTPATMQDDPRYDDVVTEVEAFLTERCLAAEFAGVDHEALVVDPGIGFGKRDRDNYALLDNLARLTRLGHPVLVGTSRKAFIGRALDRPADQRVEGTAATVVWAVERGARIVRVHDVAPLVPSVRMTEAMLRWGAT, encoded by the coding sequence TTGTCCGTAGCGCCGCTCGCCCCGCACGACCTGCGGGTCGGTGACCGGGTCCTGCCGACGTCGACGCGCTGCCTGGTCATGGGGGTGGTGAACGTCACCCCGGACTCGTTCTCGGACGGGGGCCGCTACCTGGACCCGGCGGCGGCCGTGGCCCACGGGCTGGCCCTGGCCGCCGAGGGCGCCGACCTGCTCGACGTCGGCGGTGAGTCGACCCGCCCCGGCGCCGCCGACGTGCCCGAGGCGGTCGAGCTCGACCGGGTCCTGCCGGTGATCGAGGAGCTGGCCGCCAGGGCCGGCGTGCCCGTCTCGGTCGACACCCGCAAGGCCGCCGTGGCCGCGGCCGCCGTGGCCGCCGGGGCCGGCATCATCAACGACGTCAGCGCCGGCCGCCACGACCCCGAGCTGCTCGCGGTGGCCGCCGAGGCCAAGGTCCCGCTGGTCCTGATGCACATGCTCGGGACCCCGGCGACCATGCAGGACGACCCCCGCTACGACGACGTCGTGACCGAGGTCGAGGCGTTCCTGACCGAGCGCTGCCTGGCCGCCGAGTTCGCCGGCGTCGACCACGAGGCCCTGGTCGTCGACCCGGGGATCGGGTTCGGCAAGCGCGACCGCGACAACTACGCCCTGCTCGACAACCTGGCCCGGCTCACCCGCCTGGGCCACCCGGTGCTGGTCGGCACCAGCCGCAAGGCGTTCATCGGCCGGGCCCTGGACCGCCCCGCCGACCAGCGGGTCGAGGGCACGGCGGCCACGGTGGTGTGGGCGGTGGAGCGCGGAGCGCGGATCGTCCGCGTCCACGACGTGGCCCCGCTGGTCCCGTCCGTGCGGATGACCGAGGCGATGCTGCGCTGGGGGGCCACGTGA
- a CDS encoding nuclear transport factor 2 family protein, protein MNPVDVKAVTEANEEFYAAFEALDMDRMEACWRHDEDVRCIHPGWDVMAGWPQVSRSWVAIFANSGYIQFFLTDVRVHVDADTAWVTCAENILSGGAGGPDMEDAKVLATNVFRRDGDGWRMVLHHGSPVLRP, encoded by the coding sequence GTGAACCCGGTGGACGTCAAGGCCGTGACCGAGGCCAACGAGGAGTTCTACGCCGCCTTCGAGGCCCTGGACATGGACCGCATGGAGGCGTGCTGGCGGCACGACGAGGACGTCCGCTGCATCCACCCGGGCTGGGACGTGATGGCCGGCTGGCCCCAGGTCAGCCGGTCCTGGGTGGCCATCTTCGCCAACTCCGGCTACATCCAGTTCTTCCTCACCGACGTCCGCGTCCACGTCGACGCCGACACCGCCTGGGTCACCTGCGCCGAGAACATCCTCTCGGGGGGCGCCGGCGGCCCCGACATGGAGGACGCCAAGGTGCTGGCCACCAACGTGTTCCGCCGCGACGGCGACGGCTGGCGGATGGTCCTGCACCACGGCTCGCCGGTGCTGCGCCCATGA